In Arthrobacter sp. PAMC25284, a single genomic region encodes these proteins:
- a CDS encoding hemolysin III family protein: protein MAELLMIKPQWRGWIHTVTAPLAFAAGLVLVILAPTPEKKITSAIYALTGVLLFGISAIYHRGNWSPGVKIVLKRLDHTNIMLVIAGSYTPLAWSLLDRPKAELLLWLIWSGAILGVLFRLLWTNAPRWLYVPIYIALGCGALFFLPDFFAANIASAVLICVGGALYIAGAVFYALKKPNFSYKHFGFHELFHAFTVFAFAAHYIAIAFAVLS, encoded by the coding sequence ATAGCTGAACTCCTGATGATCAAACCCCAGTGGCGCGGCTGGATCCACACCGTCACCGCACCGCTGGCGTTCGCGGCCGGCCTCGTTCTCGTGATCCTGGCTCCGACGCCGGAAAAGAAAATCACGTCGGCGATCTATGCTCTCACCGGGGTTCTCCTGTTCGGCATCAGCGCCATCTACCACCGCGGCAACTGGTCCCCCGGTGTCAAAATTGTCCTGAAGCGGCTGGACCACACCAACATCATGCTGGTCATCGCGGGCAGCTACACTCCGCTGGCATGGTCACTGCTGGACCGGCCCAAGGCCGAGCTGCTGCTGTGGCTCATCTGGTCAGGAGCGATCCTCGGTGTGCTGTTCCGGCTGCTGTGGACGAATGCCCCCCGCTGGCTTTACGTGCCGATCTATATTGCCCTCGGCTGCGGAGCGCTGTTTTTCCTGCCGGATTTCTTCGCCGCCAATATCGCCTCGGCCGTGCTGATCTGCGTTGGCGGTGCCCTGTACATTGCCGGCGCCGTCTTTTATGCCCTCAAGAAACCGAACTTCAGCTACAAGCATTTTGGTTTCCATGAACTCTTCCACGCCTTCACCGTCTTTGCCTTCGCGGCGCACTACATCGCCATTGCGTTCGCCGTCCTGAGCTGA
- a CDS encoding copper homeostasis protein CutC produces MTDLEIAVQDAAGVRIALEGGATRVELCAALRTGGLTPSMGAVQLAVEAAGGRAGFVHVLVRSRGGGYVYSYEDVRTMCADITSLAGTGVGGVVVGALTADGRIDLDVLARFTAAAGDLPVTFHRALDATADPLVELVRLAGSGVSRVLTSGAAVCSIEGLATLAAMVRLAPDGVQIMAGGGVRLEDIPALAAAGVAAVHLSARVVVLDRHPAGPGGGAQELDATDPVLVAGARAALSAGDCTATGSSDP; encoded by the coding sequence ATGACTGATCTGGAGATTGCTGTCCAGGACGCCGCCGGAGTGCGCATTGCCCTGGAAGGCGGGGCCACCCGGGTTGAGTTGTGCGCGGCGCTGCGGACCGGCGGGTTGACGCCGTCCATGGGCGCCGTACAGCTGGCTGTGGAGGCCGCAGGTGGAAGGGCCGGGTTTGTTCACGTGCTCGTGCGCAGCCGGGGCGGCGGCTACGTGTACTCGTACGAGGACGTGCGCACGATGTGCGCTGACATCACTTCACTGGCCGGCACCGGGGTGGGCGGCGTGGTGGTTGGCGCGCTCACTGCAGACGGCCGGATCGACCTGGACGTGCTGGCACGTTTCACTGCCGCAGCCGGGGACCTGCCTGTGACCTTCCACCGGGCACTGGATGCCACAGCAGACCCGCTGGTGGAGCTGGTCCGGCTGGCCGGGTCGGGGGTGAGCCGGGTGCTGACCTCCGGCGCGGCGGTCTGCAGTATTGAAGGGCTCGCCACTCTGGCGGCCATGGTCCGGCTCGCGCCGGACGGAGTGCAGATTATGGCAGGCGGCGGCGTGCGGCTGGAGGACATCCCGGCACTGGCAGCCGCAGGCGTGGCCGCCGTGCACCTCTCGGCGCGGGTCGTGGTCCTGGACCGGCACCCGGCTGGTCCCGGCGGCGGGGCACAGGAACTGGATGCCACAGACCCGGTCCTGGTGGCCGGTGCGCGCGCCGCGCTCTCGGCAGGGGACTGCACCGCCACCGGCTCAAGCGACCCGTAG
- a CDS encoding amidohydrolase family protein, whose translation MPLGEALTALTEHPATMLGLSDVGALEPGKRADLVVLDEGLTVCAVMRAGQWTSPPPFVNDGAGSARAGSAPMPAGPGLPELKEGPSHD comes from the coding sequence GTGCCCCTCGGGGAAGCACTCACCGCCCTTACGGAGCACCCCGCCACCATGCTGGGGCTCTCCGATGTCGGGGCGTTGGAGCCGGGGAAGCGCGCCGACCTCGTCGTCCTCGACGAGGGCCTCACCGTCTGTGCCGTCATGCGGGCAGGGCAATGGACCTCCCCTCCGCCGTTTGTCAATGACGGGGCCGGCAGCGCCCGGGCGGGCAGCGCACCGATGCCGGCCGGCCCGGGGTTGCCGGAGCTGAAAGAAGGTCCGTCGCATGACTGA
- a CDS encoding N-acetylglucosamine-6-phosphate deacetylase, producing MIIEAARIFSAGEWLEPGWIEISEAQIHAVGRGKPPRDPDFRTAMTLVPGFIDAHVHGGGGQSFDDPDPDAAGRIATTHLRRGTTTIMASLVTAPLDQLEQHVRRLAPHVRSGDLAGIHLEGPWLSPSHKGAHAPELLRAPARGDVAHLLQAGAGTVRMVTLAPELAGGLDAVRQICSYGAVAAIGHTDASYEQTRAAIQAGATAGTHVFNGMRPIHHRQPGPATALLEDKDVFVELIADGVHLHPAMIRRIFDSPARAVLVTDAMAAADAPEGRYRLGGLDVDVRDGQGPAWPAAAASPAAH from the coding sequence ATGATCATCGAAGCAGCACGCATTTTCAGCGCCGGCGAGTGGCTGGAACCAGGCTGGATTGAAATTTCGGAGGCACAGATCCACGCCGTCGGCAGGGGGAAGCCACCCCGCGATCCCGATTTCAGGACTGCAATGACCCTCGTGCCGGGCTTCATCGATGCCCACGTCCACGGCGGCGGCGGGCAGTCCTTTGACGACCCGGATCCGGACGCCGCCGGCCGCATCGCGACGACCCATCTGCGGCGCGGGACAACTACAATCATGGCAAGCCTCGTGACCGCGCCCTTGGATCAGCTGGAACAACACGTCCGCAGGCTGGCGCCCCATGTCCGCAGCGGGGACCTGGCAGGTATCCACCTCGAAGGGCCATGGCTCAGCCCATCACATAAGGGCGCGCACGCTCCGGAACTGCTGCGCGCCCCGGCCCGGGGCGACGTTGCCCATCTCCTGCAGGCAGGCGCCGGGACGGTGCGCATGGTCACCCTGGCCCCGGAACTTGCCGGCGGACTCGACGCCGTCCGGCAGATCTGCAGCTACGGAGCCGTCGCCGCCATCGGTCATACGGATGCCTCCTACGAGCAAACCCGGGCTGCCATCCAGGCCGGGGCCACCGCGGGAACGCACGTCTTCAACGGCATGCGGCCCATCCATCACCGCCAACCCGGGCCGGCAACAGCGCTGCTGGAAGACAAGGATGTGTTCGTAGAACTGATAGCCGACGGTGTTCACCTTCACCCCGCAATGATCAGGAGAATCTTCGACAGCCCGGCGCGGGCAGTTCTCGTTACTGACGCCATGGCAGCCGCTGACGCCCCCGAAGGCCGCTACCGGCTCGGCGGCCTTGACGTTGACGTCCGCGACGGACAGGGCCCCGCCTGGCCGGCAGCGGCAGCATCGCCGGCAGCACACTGA
- a CDS encoding glucosamine-6-phosphate deaminase, with protein MKIIKTGTPGQAGASGALMVAALIRGKPDAVLGLATGSSPMPLYEALGAENLDLGRVRGFSLDEYLGLGSTHKHSYAQVIRREVVDRLGLAPALIHTPDGEAADGALEAAGFEDRIRAAGGIDLQVLGIGSNGHLAFNEPPSAFTSRTRVVELADSTRADNARFFDSLEDVPTHAITQGLATIFEARHLLLIAHGHRKAEAVARAIEGPVTEQFPASMIQLHPNVTVILDEAAASKLQRA; from the coding sequence GTGAAAATCATCAAGACCGGCACCCCCGGCCAGGCCGGTGCCAGCGGCGCCCTGATGGTTGCCGCCCTGATCAGGGGGAAACCCGATGCCGTCCTGGGGCTGGCGACCGGCTCATCACCAATGCCGCTCTACGAGGCCCTCGGTGCGGAGAACCTCGACCTCGGCAGGGTGCGCGGATTCTCCCTCGACGAATACCTCGGACTGGGCTCCACCCACAAACACAGCTACGCCCAGGTCATCCGCCGCGAAGTCGTCGACCGGTTGGGACTGGCCCCTGCGCTCATCCACACCCCGGATGGGGAGGCGGCGGACGGCGCCCTCGAGGCGGCCGGCTTTGAAGACCGCATCCGCGCGGCCGGAGGCATTGATCTCCAAGTCCTCGGGATCGGATCCAACGGACATCTGGCCTTCAACGAACCCCCGTCCGCGTTCACTTCCCGGACCCGGGTGGTTGAACTGGCCGACAGCACCCGGGCAGACAACGCGCGGTTCTTTGACTCGCTGGAAGACGTTCCCACGCACGCCATCACCCAAGGCCTGGCCACCATCTTCGAAGCCCGGCACCTGCTGCTGATTGCCCATGGCCACCGTAAGGCGGAGGCCGTGGCCCGGGCCATCGAAGGCCCGGTCACCGAGCAGTTTCCGGCCTCCATGATCCAACTCCACCCGAACGTCACCGTCATCCTCGACGAGGCCGCCGCCAGCAAACTGCAACGAGCCTGA
- a CDS encoding carbohydrate ABC transporter permease gives MAHSTLPPVAGTPTASPAVVRTAPRKTRYGSDQASGPRVALRMAIGLVIALAFLSPYVIMAIGSLKSRPEILSVPPEYFPATPRFDNYASMWSTPETPLTQNLISTIVIASCATILVLLVATPAAYYTARFKFPGKMVFMFLVIVTQMLQPAVLTAGLFREMIALNLADTWLAMILINAAFNLSFAVWIMHSFFAGVPKEVDEAAQIDGAGRFSVLFKINLPLVWPGIVTAIIFTFVSCWNEFAASLVILQTAGNQPLSVALTRFVGQYDSAWQYVFGVSIVAVVPVVILFMLIEKRLIGGLSAGSVK, from the coding sequence ATGGCACATTCGACGCTCCCGCCGGTGGCCGGGACACCAACGGCCAGTCCCGCCGTCGTCCGCACCGCGCCGCGCAAGACGCGTTACGGCAGCGATCAGGCCAGCGGCCCCCGCGTCGCGCTGCGTATGGCGATCGGCCTGGTTATCGCGCTGGCCTTCCTTTCCCCGTATGTAATTATGGCCATCGGCTCGCTGAAGAGCCGCCCGGAGATCCTCAGCGTCCCCCCGGAGTACTTCCCGGCCACGCCCCGCTTCGACAACTACGCCAGCATGTGGTCAACGCCGGAGACGCCACTGACGCAAAACCTGATCTCAACCATCGTCATTGCCTCCTGCGCCACCATCCTGGTTCTGCTGGTCGCCACCCCCGCCGCGTACTACACGGCCAGGTTCAAGTTCCCGGGAAAAATGGTTTTTATGTTCCTGGTGATCGTGACGCAGATGCTGCAGCCCGCGGTTCTGACCGCGGGCCTGTTCCGGGAGATGATCGCCCTGAACCTTGCCGATACCTGGCTCGCCATGATTTTGATCAACGCCGCCTTCAACCTCTCCTTCGCGGTGTGGATCATGCACAGCTTCTTCGCCGGCGTACCCAAAGAAGTCGATGAGGCAGCGCAGATTGACGGCGCCGGGCGGTTCAGCGTCCTGTTCAAGATCAACCTCCCCCTGGTTTGGCCGGGTATCGTCACCGCCATCATCTTCACCTTCGTCTCCTGCTGGAATGAGTTCGCGGCCAGCCTCGTCATCCTGCAGACGGCAGGGAATCAGCCGCTCTCCGTCGCATTGACCAGATTCGTCGGCCAGTATGACTCCGCCTGGCAGTACGTCTTCGGCGTCTCTATCGTCGCCGTCGTCCCGGTAGTGATCCTCTTTATGCTGATCGAAAAGCGCCTGATCGGCGGGTTGTCCGCCGGCAGCGTGAAGTGA
- a CDS encoding carbohydrate ABC transporter permease, whose amino-acid sequence MSTTAAKADTTDTPTARPGAPRGPQTGRGRDSIWKALPWIGPCLMLIVGIVLFPAGYMIYNAFRSISNFGTDTGFAGLKNFTTVFADPSFPRVLTNTVVWVVAVVLVTVVLSLALAQFLNKPFPGRTMVRMAVIVPWAASVVMTTTVFVYGLDPFYGIINKFMVDLQVIDAPFGFTKSMPSAFIIAIVIAVFVSLPFTSYTILAGLQGVPGEVLEAAKMDGATPARTYFSVILPQLRDSIAVAVLINIINVFNNLAILKLITGSLPGYDADTLITRMFKWIQVDQRLDVASAMSVVNFAIVLVVVAAYIKIVKPMKEVD is encoded by the coding sequence ATGAGCACAACAGCCGCCAAAGCCGATACCACCGACACCCCAACGGCCAGGCCGGGTGCGCCCCGCGGGCCCCAGACCGGCCGTGGCCGGGACAGCATCTGGAAGGCACTGCCCTGGATTGGCCCCTGCCTGATGCTGATCGTCGGGATAGTCCTGTTCCCTGCCGGCTACATGATCTACAACGCATTCCGCTCGATCAGCAACTTTGGGACGGACACCGGGTTCGCGGGACTGAAAAACTTCACGACGGTCTTTGCCGATCCGTCCTTCCCGCGCGTGCTCACCAACACCGTGGTATGGGTTGTCGCGGTCGTCCTCGTCACCGTGGTGCTGTCGCTGGCGCTGGCACAATTCCTGAACAAGCCTTTCCCCGGACGGACCATGGTCCGGATGGCCGTGATTGTGCCCTGGGCTGCCAGCGTGGTGATGACCACCACCGTGTTCGTCTACGGCCTGGACCCCTTCTACGGCATCATCAACAAGTTCATGGTGGACCTGCAAGTGATCGATGCCCCCTTCGGCTTCACCAAGAGCATGCCCTCCGCGTTCATCATCGCCATCGTGATCGCAGTCTTCGTCTCCCTGCCGTTCACGTCCTACACAATCCTCGCGGGCCTGCAGGGTGTACCCGGAGAGGTGCTCGAAGCCGCAAAGATGGACGGTGCCACCCCGGCCCGCACCTATTTCAGCGTGATCCTGCCACAGCTTCGCGACAGCATCGCAGTGGCAGTACTGATCAACATCATCAACGTCTTCAACAACCTCGCGATTCTGAAACTCATTACCGGCTCGCTGCCCGGATACGACGCCGACACTCTCATCACCCGCATGTTCAAGTGGATCCAGGTCGACCAGCGGCTGGATGTCGCCAGCGCCATGAGCGTCGTGAACTTCGCAATTGTCCTGGTGGTCGTTGCCGCCTACATCAAAATCGTAAAACCCATGAAGGAAGTGGACTAA
- a CDS encoding extracellular solute-binding protein produces the protein MLNIDAFAGFANDQLLYPATDVLSDSTAKDFQDTFAKNASVDGAQYGMPLIASARALFYNKDLFDKAGISAPPKTWDELETAARKITETGVPGYGLPLGSEEAQGETGIWFYGAGGGYGDAQKITVDTPENLEGATFIQKLVDEKLTQADAGATNRTPLINVFIQGQLGMIEALPPTVGQIKEKNPALNYGIAPIPTKDGSPFTLGVADHLMAFKNDGKKQDAIRKFLDYFYSTDVYTQWVEAEGFLPTTKSGAEKLASNPDTKPFLDLLPNARFYPSTNKAWTATQGAVQSLIGQIAQGKDPATVLKEIQAKADAAS, from the coding sequence ATCCTCAACATCGATGCCTTCGCAGGCTTCGCCAATGACCAGCTGCTCTACCCGGCGACGGACGTTCTCTCAGACTCCACGGCCAAGGACTTCCAGGACACCTTCGCGAAGAACGCCTCCGTGGACGGCGCCCAATACGGTATGCCGCTGATTGCGTCCGCACGCGCTCTCTTCTACAACAAGGACCTCTTCGACAAGGCAGGGATCTCCGCTCCTCCGAAGACCTGGGACGAACTGGAAACGGCTGCCCGGAAGATTACGGAAACCGGAGTCCCCGGATACGGGCTCCCGCTCGGTTCCGAGGAGGCGCAGGGCGAAACCGGCATCTGGTTCTACGGTGCGGGCGGCGGCTATGGCGATGCCCAGAAGATCACCGTGGACACTCCGGAGAACCTCGAAGGCGCCACGTTCATACAGAAACTGGTGGACGAAAAGCTCACGCAGGCCGACGCCGGCGCCACCAACCGCACCCCGCTGATCAACGTCTTCATCCAGGGCCAGCTGGGAATGATCGAGGCACTGCCTCCAACCGTGGGCCAGATCAAGGAAAAGAACCCGGCGCTGAACTACGGTATTGCCCCGATCCCCACGAAAGACGGATCACCGTTCACTCTCGGCGTCGCTGACCACCTGATGGCGTTCAAAAATGACGGCAAGAAGCAGGACGCCATCAGGAAGTTCCTGGACTACTTCTACTCGACCGACGTCTACACCCAGTGGGTCGAGGCCGAGGGATTCCTGCCCACCACCAAGTCCGGTGCCGAGAAACTCGCCTCCAACCCGGATACGAAACCGTTCCTGGACCTCCTGCCCAACGCCAGGTTCTACCCGTCCACCAATAAGGCATGGACCGCAACCCAGGGCGCAGTGCAGTCGCTGATCGGCCAGATCGCGCAGGGGAAGGACCCGGCCACGGTACTGAAGGAAATCCAGGCCAAGGCGGACGCCGCTTCCTAG
- a CDS encoding SIS domain-containing protein — protein MTELHTDRSLLGAHMEAELTSQPEIWARAAEQARSEAQALLPADGQKIAVIGCGTSWFMAQSYAFLRESAGRGVTDTFAASEAFVDRGYDAVVAITRSGTTTEVLEILQRLQGSVPTVALVGDTGSPVADIAGSVIGLPYADEQSVVQTRFATSALVYLQTALGISVDSAISDAGAAVLEPIAPELMAAEQFTFLGRGWTVGLAHEAALKMREASQSWTESYPAMEYRHGPIAIAAPNRVTWLFGEEPHGLASDVANTGGLYIHRDAAPLAELVRAQKVALERARVLGLNPDQPRNLSRSVILDA, from the coding sequence ATGACTGAGCTGCATACCGACCGTTCCCTGCTTGGCGCCCACATGGAAGCTGAACTGACGTCCCAGCCCGAAATTTGGGCACGCGCAGCCGAACAGGCCCGTTCCGAGGCCCAGGCCCTGCTGCCCGCCGACGGCCAGAAGATTGCCGTCATCGGATGCGGCACGTCCTGGTTCATGGCGCAGTCCTATGCGTTCCTGCGCGAATCCGCCGGTCGTGGGGTAACGGACACGTTCGCGGCCTCCGAGGCCTTCGTCGACCGGGGCTACGACGCGGTGGTGGCGATCACTCGTTCGGGGACCACCACGGAGGTCCTGGAAATACTCCAGAGGCTGCAAGGCAGCGTCCCGACGGTGGCCCTCGTAGGTGATACCGGGTCGCCCGTCGCGGATATCGCCGGGTCCGTCATCGGCCTGCCGTACGCGGATGAGCAGTCGGTCGTGCAGACCCGGTTTGCCACCTCGGCGCTGGTTTACCTGCAGACCGCGCTCGGCATTTCGGTGGATTCAGCCATCTCTGATGCCGGCGCCGCCGTGCTGGAGCCGATCGCGCCGGAACTGATGGCTGCCGAACAGTTCACGTTCCTTGGCCGCGGCTGGACCGTCGGCCTGGCCCACGAGGCGGCCCTGAAGATGCGTGAAGCCTCCCAGTCCTGGACCGAATCGTACCCGGCGATGGAATACCGTCATGGCCCCATCGCCATCGCTGCACCCAACCGCGTCACGTGGCTCTTCGGCGAAGAACCTCACGGGCTGGCTTCAGACGTCGCGAACACCGGAGGCTTGTATATCCACCGCGACGCAGCACCGCTGGCCGAGCTCGTGCGGGCCCAGAAAGTTGCTCTGGAACGTGCCCGCGTCCTCGGCCTGAACCCCGATCAGCCGCGGAACCTGAGCCGCTCCGTCATTCTGGATGCCTAG
- a CDS encoding ROK family protein, translated as MNEHGGQSGSASGPAVLAFDVGGTDMKAGIVLATGRIIGLRRMATPRHPVDTGGAVIEKITEVASEYRGLYPGHPVRAAGLIVPGLVDEATGTGILSANLGWKDFPFAERAQAALGLPVAFGHDVGSAGEAEFRFGAARGASNAVVLVIGTGIAGAVFVDDRRLTGGGYAGELGHAPVPDPDRPGSTTILEAVGSAGAIASRYCAATGRSVDGARQVLDLAAAGDPEAYRVWSEAVDALAFSIVQCVSILGTETVVMGGGLSQAGEALLAPLRTRVENLLSIHRRPRIVPATLGQDAGLIGSALKARELLSSIESNIEAP; from the coding sequence ATGAACGAGCATGGCGGACAATCCGGCTCCGCAAGCGGACCGGCTGTACTGGCCTTCGACGTGGGCGGAACGGATATGAAGGCCGGCATTGTCTTGGCCACGGGCAGGATCATCGGCCTGCGCCGGATGGCCACCCCCAGGCATCCGGTGGATACGGGAGGCGCGGTGATCGAAAAAATCACCGAAGTCGCGTCGGAATACCGGGGCCTCTACCCTGGTCATCCTGTCCGCGCCGCCGGGCTGATCGTCCCCGGCCTGGTCGATGAGGCAACGGGCACAGGCATCCTCTCCGCAAACCTGGGCTGGAAAGACTTTCCGTTTGCGGAACGGGCGCAGGCCGCGCTTGGGCTTCCGGTGGCCTTCGGGCATGATGTGGGGTCCGCCGGGGAAGCCGAGTTCAGGTTCGGGGCCGCCCGCGGCGCCTCCAACGCGGTCGTCCTGGTCATCGGGACCGGTATTGCCGGGGCGGTCTTCGTCGATGACCGGCGTCTGACCGGCGGCGGATACGCCGGCGAGCTGGGGCACGCCCCGGTGCCGGATCCTGACCGCCCGGGTTCCACCACGATTCTGGAAGCCGTCGGCTCAGCGGGAGCCATTGCGTCCCGTTACTGCGCCGCCACCGGACGCAGCGTCGACGGAGCGCGGCAGGTTCTTGACCTGGCCGCAGCAGGCGATCCGGAGGCCTACCGGGTCTGGAGCGAGGCGGTCGACGCGCTCGCCTTCAGTATCGTCCAGTGCGTTTCGATCCTCGGAACCGAGACGGTCGTGATGGGCGGCGGCCTGTCCCAGGCCGGGGAGGCGCTGCTGGCACCCTTGCGGACACGCGTGGAAAACCTGCTCAGCATCCACCGGCGCCCCCGGATCGTCCCCGCCACCCTGGGTCAGGACGCCGGGCTGATCGGCTCCGCACTGAAAGCCCGCGAGCTCCTGAGTTCCATCGAATCCAACATCGAGGCGCCATGA
- a CDS encoding 1-phosphofructokinase family hexose kinase: MTPPSHRLIVTVTPNPALDMTYHLDGFHPGRTHRVSPPLERAGGKGLNVARVAHQMGHPVLAVAPVGGAAGAVFRTDLEASGIPHRLIPVTADTRRSIAFVDSGQDVTSIFNEHGPALGASGWQGLSAAITETLDGPGRPGTPDCGVLVGSGSLPADAPDDFYPELVRLAHSRGVPAVIDTSGPQMLAAARAGADLLKPNLEELMEATGQTDLSQAACHLMELGARMVLVSAGADGMYAFTAQSPASVWKARLPRPLAGNPTGAGDAAVAAAAVVMASGRRDPEQILRAATAWSAAAVLMPAAGEISPRHTELAQHLIVTYEENPA, translated from the coding sequence ATGACCCCCCCGTCACACCGGCTCATCGTCACGGTCACACCCAACCCGGCACTGGACATGACCTACCACCTCGACGGCTTCCACCCGGGCCGGACACACCGCGTCTCACCGCCGCTGGAGCGGGCCGGAGGCAAGGGTTTGAATGTCGCCCGGGTGGCCCACCAAATGGGCCACCCCGTTCTAGCCGTAGCTCCCGTGGGCGGCGCCGCCGGCGCGGTATTCCGCACGGATCTGGAGGCCAGCGGCATACCCCACCGGCTCATCCCGGTGACAGCGGACACCCGTCGAAGCATCGCTTTCGTTGATTCCGGCCAGGATGTCACGAGCATCTTCAACGAGCACGGACCGGCGTTGGGGGCTTCCGGGTGGCAGGGGCTGAGCGCCGCGATCACGGAGACACTGGACGGCCCTGGCAGACCCGGCACCCCGGACTGCGGAGTGCTCGTCGGCTCCGGCAGCCTCCCGGCAGATGCACCCGATGACTTTTATCCGGAGCTGGTCAGGCTTGCACACAGCCGCGGTGTGCCGGCCGTCATCGACACGTCGGGACCACAAATGCTGGCCGCGGCGCGGGCCGGAGCGGACCTCCTCAAGCCAAACCTCGAGGAACTGATGGAAGCAACAGGCCAGACCGACCTGTCCCAGGCAGCGTGTCACCTGATGGAACTGGGGGCCCGGATGGTGCTCGTCAGCGCCGGTGCCGACGGGATGTACGCTTTCACGGCCCAGTCCCCCGCCAGCGTGTGGAAAGCGCGGCTGCCCCGGCCGCTGGCGGGCAACCCCACCGGTGCCGGTGATGCAGCGGTCGCCGCCGCTGCTGTGGTCATGGCTTCGGGCCGGCGGGACCCGGAGCAGATTTTGCGCGCAGCAACCGCGTGGTCGGCGGCCGCCGTGCTGATGCCGGCCGCCGGCGAAATTTCGCCACGTCACACCGAACTGGCGCAGCACCTGATCGTCACTTATGAGGAGAATCCGGCATGA
- a CDS encoding class II fructose-bisphosphate aldolase → MTLVPTAELMAAAAARGTGQGAFNVIHLETAEGLIAGAQKAGLPLILQISENCAKYHGGLEALALASMALAKRASVPVSLHLDHAEDEQLAMQAVDLGFGSIMYDGAHLEYEDNVAATARVTEYAHAMGVYVEAELGKVGGKDGAHAPGVRTDPREAADFVAATGVDALAVAVGSSHAMTERSAALDLELIGRLRGSLDVPLVLHGSSGVADQDIVAAISAGMTKINVSTHLNGFFTRAVRDCLNTDPDLVDSRRYLRAGRDALVPESARLLTLFASLE, encoded by the coding sequence ATGACCCTTGTCCCCACAGCAGAACTGATGGCCGCTGCGGCCGCCCGCGGCACCGGGCAGGGCGCCTTCAACGTTATTCATTTAGAAACCGCGGAGGGTTTGATCGCCGGGGCCCAAAAAGCCGGGCTGCCGCTCATCCTGCAGATCTCCGAGAACTGCGCCAAATACCACGGCGGCCTCGAAGCCCTGGCGCTGGCCTCGATGGCGCTGGCAAAGAGGGCCAGCGTGCCCGTTTCCCTTCATCTCGATCATGCCGAAGACGAGCAGCTGGCGATGCAGGCTGTTGATCTGGGCTTCGGCTCCATCATGTATGACGGAGCCCACCTGGAGTACGAAGACAACGTTGCGGCTACCGCCCGGGTCACCGAATATGCTCATGCTATGGGTGTGTATGTGGAAGCGGAACTGGGCAAGGTCGGGGGCAAGGACGGCGCGCACGCGCCCGGGGTGCGCACCGACCCGAGGGAAGCCGCCGACTTTGTCGCCGCGACCGGAGTCGACGCCCTCGCCGTCGCCGTCGGTTCCTCCCACGCGATGACTGAACGCAGCGCCGCCCTCGATCTGGAGCTGATCGGCCGGCTTCGCGGAAGCCTGGATGTCCCGCTGGTGTTGCACGGTTCCTCCGGCGTTGCCGACCAGGACATCGTCGCCGCAATTTCCGCAGGCATGACCAAAATCAATGTCTCCACCCATCTGAACGGGTTCTTCACCCGCGCCGTGCGCGACTGCCTCAACACCGATCCGGATCTGGTCGACTCACGCCGGTATCTACGGGCAGGCCGTGACGCGTTGGTGCCCGAGTCGGCCAGGCTGTTAACCCTCTTCGCCTCTCTGGAGTAA